A section of the Castanea sativa cultivar Marrone di Chiusa Pesio chromosome 12, ASM4071231v1 genome encodes:
- the LOC142621166 gene encoding pentatricopeptide repeat-containing protein At3g29230-like, with translation MLKLLQNCKTIRELKQTHLQILMHGLHESDFVLPKLITLASELVSLDYAVRIFRNSQYPNVISYNTMIKCFVGKTHHGALRVYDQMKALAILPNSFTFTFLLRCFETFEALGNGRVIHGDIVKLGFGSSVFVQNTLLDFYAKCSGNLDSACQVFEEMPERDVVSWNSMISGYLAHGEVEFAIGLFGLMPERSMVSWNSVVSGLSKAGNMELARSVFERMPERNEVSWNSMISGYVRLGDIKSAQCIFDQMPKRTVVSWTAMISGYTMIGDLESARNVFDQMPFKNVISWNAMIASYVHNHEFDRALYAFHQMLIDGKCRPDQTTLLSVLSACSHMGSLKHGKWIDSYTKRNNFNLSIPLANALIDMFAKCGDIENAKAVFDKMAKTCVITWTTMILGLAVNGQCKEALALFDRMHVEGIKPDDVIFIAVLSACTHGGLVEEGERVFDLMVHKFGIVPRIEHYGCMVDLLGRAGKLEEAVQFIKGMHLEPNAVIWATLLGSCKIHGNGDMLESVTRKIMELEPSNPNYLTLISNLSASIGQWRDALISRVAMRQQGMEKVPGCSLIQVGDKVHEFLARDTNHEERKEIYWALSCLNGHLKAVCDGS, from the coding sequence ATGCTGAAACTCTTGCAGAACTGTAAAACTATCAGGGAATTGAAGCAAACCCATCTTCAAATTCTCATGCATGGCCTCCATGAAAGCGATTTTGTGTTGCCTAAGCTTATCACTCTTGCCTCCGAACTTGTTTCCCTTGATTACGCGGTTCGCATTTTTCGAAATTCTCAGTATCCCAATGTAATTTCCTACAATACTATGATTAAATGCTTTGTTGGAAAGACCCATCATGGTGCATTGCGTGTTTATGATCAAATGAAGGCCTTGGCGATTTTGCCGAATAGTTTTACCTTCACTTTTCTTCTGAGGTGTTTTGAAACGTTTGAAGCTCTAGGAAATGGTAGAGTGATTCATGGTGATATTGTGAAGCTAGGATTTGGTTCAAGTGTTTTTGTTCAGAATACCCTTTTGGATTTCTATGCTAAATGCAGTGGGAATTTGGATTCTGCGTGTCAGGTGTTTGAGGAAATGCCTGAAAGAGACGTGGTGTCGTGGAATTCAATGATTTCTGGGTACTTGGCGCATGGAGAGGTTGAATTTGCAATTGGGTTGTTTGGTTTGATGCCTGAGAGGAGTATGGTTTCATGGAATTCTGTTGTTTCGGGGCTTTCTAAAGCCGGAAATATGGAATTGGCTCGCTCTGTCTTTGAGAGGATGCCAGAGAGAAATGAGGTTTCTTGGAATTCTATGATTTCTGGCTATGTAAGGTTGGGTGATATCAAGTCTGCACAGTGTATTTTTGATCAGATGCCAAAGAGAACTGTAGTTTCTTGGACAGCTATGATTTCTGGGTACACTATGATCGGTGATCTTGAATCTGCAAGGAACGTTTTTGATCAGATGCCATTTAAGAATGTTATCTCTTGGAATGCTATGATTGCTAGTTATGTTCACAACCATGAGTTTGATCGAGCTCTTTATGCATTTCATCAGATGTTAATAGATGGCAAGTGCAGGCCTGATCAGACAACTTTGCTCAGTGTACTTTCTGCGTGTTCTCACATGGGGTCTCTTAAACATGGGAAATGGATTGATTCTTATACTAAGAGAAACAATTTCAACTTGTCTATTCCTTTAGCCAATGCTTTGATAGACATGTTTGCAAAATGTGGAGATATAGAAAATGCAAAAGCAGTTTTTGATAAGATGGCTAAAACATGTGTAATTACATGGACTACAATGATTTTGGGTCTAGCTGTTAATGGTCAGTGCAAAGAAGCACTAGCTCTCTTCGATAGGATGCATGTAGAAGGTATTAAGCCAGATGATGTCATTTTTATTGCTGTTCTGTCTGCTTGCACTCATGGAGGGTTGGTGGAAGAAGGTGAAAGGGTATTTGACCTGATGGTGCACAAGTTTGGTATTGTACCCCGAATTGAGCATTATGGCTGCATGGTTGATCTTCTGGGTCGAGCAGGGAAGTTGGAAGAAGCAGTACAATTTATCAAAGGCATGCATTTAGAGCCAAATGCTGTCATTTGGGCCACTCTACTGGGTTCATGTAAGATTCATGGAAACGGGGATATGTTAGAGTCTGTAACCAGGAAAATTATGGAGCTGGAGCCTTCAAATCCTAACTATTTGACACTGATTTCAAATTTGAGTGCATCAATTGGACAGTGGAGAGATGCTTTAATCTCTCGGGTAGCAATGAGACAGCAAGGCATGGAAAAAGTTCCTGGTTGTAGCTTAATCCAAGTAGGGGATAAGGTCCATGAATTTcttgctagagatacaaatcaTGAGGAAAGAAAGGAAATCTATTGGGCTTTATCATGTTTAAATGGACACTTGAAAGCAGTATGTGATGGATCATGA
- the LOC142618395 gene encoding psbP domain-containing protein 4, chloroplastic isoform X1: MGTSLFTSCSFSWRYHQQIIPSSHMLTQCSLENGISTTKVIPDSGESKVVDGGIEKWTGLMKRRSVLVSGVSLISSTGLGSPREGLAVVKQGLLAGRIPGLSEPDEQGWRTYRRPDEKSGGHGVGWSPIIPYAFSVPQDWEEVPVSIADLGGTEIDLRFGSSKEGKLFVIVAPVLRFSDGLGDNAKIELIGPPDKVINAFGPEVIGENVEGKVISMNVAEHSGRTYYQYELEPPHALITATAAGNRLYLFNVTASGLQWKRHYSDLKRISDSFRVV; the protein is encoded by the exons ATGGGAACAAGCTTATTTACTAGCTGCAGCTTTTCTTGGAGATACCACCAGCAGATAATTCCTTCTAGTCATATGCTTACTCAGTGTTCACTGGAAAATGGGATTTCTACAACAAAAGTTATTCCTGATTCAGGAGAGAGTAAAGTGGTTGATGGAGGAATTGAGAAATGGACTGGGTTGATGAAGAGAAGATCAGTTTTGGTTTCTGGGGTATCTTTAATCTCTTCAACAGGTTTGGGTTCTCCAAGAGAAGGTTTGGCCGTGGTTAAACAAGGCCTTCTAGCTGGGAGGATACCTGGTCTGTCTGAACCAGATGAACAAG GTTGGAGGACATACCGCAGGCCAGATGAGAAGTCTGGAGGACATGGTGTTGGATGGAGTCCTATCATCCCCTACGCATTTTCTGTCCCTCAGGATTGGGAAGAG GTTCCAGTATCGATAGCAGATCTAGGTGGGACAGAAATTGATTTGAGATTTGGTAGCTCTAAGGAAGGAAAACTATTTGTAATTGTTGCTCCTGTTCTCAGATTTAGTGATG GTCTTGGTGACAATGCTAAAATTGAACTAATTGGACCTCCGGATAAAGTGATTAATGCATTTGGACCTGAAGTGATTGGTGAAAATGTAGAAGGGAAGGTTATAAGTATGAATGTAGCAGAACACTCAGGAAGAACATACTACCAGTATGAATTAGAGCCACCTCATGCTCTTATCACTGCAACTGCCGCTGGAAATCGCCTCTACTTGTTTAATGTAACAGCAAGTG gtcTTCAGTGGAAGAGGCACTACAGCGATTTGAAAAGGATATCTGACTCTTTTCGCGTTGTCTAA
- the LOC142618395 gene encoding psbP domain-containing protein 4, chloroplastic isoform X2 — protein sequence MGTSLFTSCSFSWRYHQQIIPSSHMLTQCSLENGISTTKVIPDSGESKVVDGGIEKWTGLMKRRSVLVSGVSLISSTGLGSPREGLAVVKQGLLAGRIPGLSEPDEQGWRTYRRPDEKSGGHGVGWSPIIPYAFSVPQDWEEVPVSIADLGGTEIDLRFGSSKEGKLFVIVAPVLRFSDGLGDNAKIELIGPPDKVINAFGPEVIGENVEGKVISMNVAEHSGRTYYQYELEPPHALITATAAGNRLYLFNVFSGRGTTAI from the exons ATGGGAACAAGCTTATTTACTAGCTGCAGCTTTTCTTGGAGATACCACCAGCAGATAATTCCTTCTAGTCATATGCTTACTCAGTGTTCACTGGAAAATGGGATTTCTACAACAAAAGTTATTCCTGATTCAGGAGAGAGTAAAGTGGTTGATGGAGGAATTGAGAAATGGACTGGGTTGATGAAGAGAAGATCAGTTTTGGTTTCTGGGGTATCTTTAATCTCTTCAACAGGTTTGGGTTCTCCAAGAGAAGGTTTGGCCGTGGTTAAACAAGGCCTTCTAGCTGGGAGGATACCTGGTCTGTCTGAACCAGATGAACAAG GTTGGAGGACATACCGCAGGCCAGATGAGAAGTCTGGAGGACATGGTGTTGGATGGAGTCCTATCATCCCCTACGCATTTTCTGTCCCTCAGGATTGGGAAGAG GTTCCAGTATCGATAGCAGATCTAGGTGGGACAGAAATTGATTTGAGATTTGGTAGCTCTAAGGAAGGAAAACTATTTGTAATTGTTGCTCCTGTTCTCAGATTTAGTGATG GTCTTGGTGACAATGCTAAAATTGAACTAATTGGACCTCCGGATAAAGTGATTAATGCATTTGGACCTGAAGTGATTGGTGAAAATGTAGAAGGGAAGGTTATAAGTATGAATGTAGCAGAACACTCAGGAAGAACATACTACCAGTATGAATTAGAGCCACCTCATGCTCTTATCACTGCAACTGCCGCTGGAAATCGCCTCTACTTGTTTAAT gtcTTCAGTGGAAGAGGCACTACAGCGATTTGA
- the LOC142618394 gene encoding pentatricopeptide repeat-containing protein At3g21470 produces MRVTLSQNPKETTNCPVYYHQTQTQYINQNPKTINQSSDYCTPETLPILTNWCYLIRNHISEGSLREALVVYNNIRRKGLDYVGVVPLILKACASLSFLGFGKALHAETIKTRVDCNVIVGTSLLGMYAKCGDIIDSRKVFDYLPERNVVTWNAMIGEYLRNKDTNSASILFEKMSIRNAVTWNEMIDGFAKGGDIGIARQLFNRVPHELRNVVTWTVMVDGYTSNGKMEAAREVFEEMPHRNFYAWSSMISGYCKKGDVNEAKAIFDRIPVRNLVNWNSLISGYAQNGFCIEAMEMFGQMQAEGFTPDEVTIVSVLSACSQLGLLDAGKEIHCLIHRKKIWVNVFVLSGLVDMYAKCGDLINARLVFERMTERNTTCWNAIISGFATHGQCKEALEFFDRMESSNKRPDDITFLSVLSACAHGGLVNEGIVIFSKMEKYGLEASVRHYGCLVDLLGRAGRLREAYDLVKRMPMKPNDTVWTAMLGACWIHQDKDMTEKIVKESAQNVNMVTATDSHYVLLSHIYAASDSWEKAERMRTVMDNKGLQKTPGCSLIMPGSTKNTFCVDAR; encoded by the coding sequence atgagaGTAACTTTGTCCCAAAATCCTAAAGAAACTACAAACTGCCCAGTCTACTatcatcaaacacaaacccaatacataaatcaaaatccaaaaacaatTAACCAAAGCTCTGATTATTGTACCCCAGAGACTCTACCAATTCTCACTAATTGGTGTTACCTCATAAGGAATCACATCTCTGAAGGATCACTTAGAGAAGCTCTTGTTGTGTACAATAATATTAGGCGAAAAGGACTTGACTATGTGGGTGTAGTCCCTTTAATTCTCAAGGCTTGTgcttctctttctttccttgGTTTTGGGAAAGCTTTGCACGCTGAGACGATAAAGACCCGGGTGGATTGCAATGTGATTGTTGGGACCTCATTGCTTGGTATGTATGCTAAATGTGGTGATATCATTGATTCACGTAAAGTGTTTGATTATTTGCCTGAGAGAAATGTTGTAACATGGAATGCCATGATTGGTGAATACTTGAGGAATAAAGATACGAATTCTGCatcaattttgtttgaaaagaTGTCAATAAGAAATGCAGTGACTTGGAATGAAATGATTGATGGGTTCGCAAAGGGTGGAGATATTGGTATTGCAAGGCAATTGTTCAACAGGGTTCCTCATGAGTTGAGGAATGTGGTTACCTGGACTGTGATGGTTGATGGGTATACCAGCAATGGGAAAATGGAGGCTGCAAGGGAAGTTTTTGAGGAAATGCCACACCGGAATTTCTATGCATGGTCTTCAATGATTTCTGGGTACTGCAAGAAGGGTGATGTGAATGAGGCCAAGGCTATTTTTGATCGAATTCCTGTCCGGAATTTAGTGAATTGGAATTCGTTGATTTCTGGGTATGCTCAGAATGGTTTTTGTATAGAAGCTATGGAAATGTTTGGCCAAATGCAAGCTGAAGGATTTACACCTGATGAAGTCACTATTGTGAGTGTTTTATCTGCTTGTTCTCAGTTGGGGCTGTTGGATGCTGGTAAAGAAATCCATTGTCTGATACATCGTAAGAAGATTTGGGTTAATGTGTTTGTTTTGAGTGGATTGGTTGACATGTATGCGAAATGTGGGGATTTGATTAATGCAAGGTTGGTCTTTGAAAGAATGACTGAGAGGAACACTACCTGTTGGAATGCTATAATCTCGGGTTTTGCCACTCATGGACAATGCAAAGAGGCTCTAGAGTTTTTTGACAGAATGGAAAGTTCAAACAAAAGGCCTGATGATATAACTTTTCTTTCTGTTCTCTCAGCATGCGCACATGGGGGGCTTGTGAATGAAGGTATAGTAATATTCTCCAAGATGGAGAAGTATGGCTTGGAAGCAAGTGTCAGGCACTACGGGTGCTTAGTTGACCTTTTGGGGCGAGCAGGGAGACTAAGAGAGGCTTATGATCTGGTGAAGAGAATGCCAATGAAACCTAATGACACGGTTTGGACAGCTATGCTGGGAGCTTGTTGGATTCATCAGGACAAGGATATGACAGAAAAGATAGTGAAAGAAAGCGCACAGAATGTGAACATGGTGACTGCTACTGATTCACATTACGTTCTTCTGTCACATATTTATGCTGCTTCGGACAGCTGGGAGAAAGCTGAAAGGATGAGAACGGTCATGGATAACAAAGGGCTACAAAAGACACCAGGGTGCAGCTTGATTATGCCAGGCAGCACTAAGAACACATTTTGTGTTGATGCTAGATAA